A genomic segment from Cyprinus carpio isolate SPL01 chromosome A22, ASM1834038v1, whole genome shotgun sequence encodes:
- the LOC109088096 gene encoding 5-hydroxytryptamine receptor 3A-like has product MVASLLETILITNVLCGSRDFPPLPKWLRILVLKYLARLACMKKSCDKHFEANRSESTFYKNSMTDNAMIDIPKEELVGGSPVRVWGQCLDEMKKMSQDLLAIRHQVEEHFNNDNRTDDWIMFGQVIDRVLFIMYIIFIIVSLSTIMVLWLHLYSLDKRS; this is encoded by the exons ATGGTAGCAAGTCTCCTTGAGACTATCCTCATCACCAATGTCCTGTGTGGTTCCCGTGACTTTCCTCCATTACCTAAGTGGCTCAGGATTCTGGTTCTGAAATATCTTGCTCGACTTGCTTGTATGAAGAAATCTTGCGATAAACACTTTGAAG CAAACAGATCTGAGAGCACTTTCTACAAAAACAGCATGACTGATAATGCCATGATTGATATTCCAAAGGAAGAACTAGTTGGTGGAAGTCCAGTGAGAGTCTGGGGACAATGTCTTGATGAAATGAAGAAGATGAGTCAAGATTTATTGGCTATCCGCCACCAAGTTGAAGAGCACTTCAATAATGACAACAGAACAGATGATTGGATCATGTTTGGTCAGGTCATTGACCGTGTGctctttataatgtatattatctTTATCATTGTGAGTTTAAGCACGATTATGGTTCTGTGGCTGCACTTGTACAGTCTAGACAAAAGGTCATAA